CTTTTTTAACTATTTATGGTGAAGTGCTTCAATATGGTATGTTTTTTGGATTATTAATTATATTTGGTTTAGGCGAAATATTTAGCTACAAACCCAACTGGCAAAAAAATAAAACAAGGTGGTTCAATAACATATTTTTAACATGTCTTAATATTTTTACTTTAGGGTTTTTACCTATCACCGCTTTAGGTACAGCAATTTGGGCTCAGAATCATAATATTGGATTTTTAAATAACTTAAATTTTTCTCTAAATATAGAATTACCAATTTTATGCCAAATATTGATCGGATTCTTAATCCGGACTTTAATTGGTTATTATATTCACTATGCAATGCACAAAGTTTCTTTTTTATGGAAAATTCACCGCCTTCACCATACAGATACAGATATGGATGTTAGCACAACAGTGCGGTTCCATCCACTGGAATGGTTTGTTTCTTTGCCTTTTGTGGTTTTTGGAATTATTCTTACAGGTATATCTCCCTTATCTATAATTCTGTATGAAATTTTTGATGCGGCATGGAATGTTATAACACATACACGATTAAGATTTCCAGAAAAAATAGATAAAATCTTAAGAATTATTTTTGTGACACCTTCAATGCATGCCTGGCATCATTCAGATCAACAAATCCAAACTGATAGTAATTATGGGTCAATATTTTCTTTATGGGATCATATTTTTGGAACTTATTATGAAAACCCAAAAAAACAAGATGGACCTAATCATTATGGATTAGAGAATTATAAAACTTTACCTGTCCATTCTTTAAGTTTTTCTTTAAAATTACCTTTAAGAAATTAATTATATAATTAGGAGTTTATGTGGGATCATTTGAAAAAAATTTAATTGATGTTATCCGCAACATACGGATTTGTTTTCACCGATTAAAAGCCGTTGCGGATGAGCTTCATCAATCAACGGATATAACGACGGCGATGCGGGGGGTATTGGAAAGTTTATTTGA
The sequence above is a segment of the Alphaproteobacteria bacterium genome. Coding sequences within it:
- a CDS encoding sterol desaturase family protein, with protein sequence MVNISTFLTIYGEVLQYGMFFGLLIIFGLGEIFSYKPNWQKNKTRWFNNIFLTCLNIFTLGFLPITALGTAIWAQNHNIGFLNNLNFSLNIELPILCQILIGFLIRTLIGYYIHYAMHKVSFLWKIHRLHHTDTDMDVSTTVRFHPLEWFVSLPFVVFGIILTGISPLSIILYEIFDAAWNVITHTRLRFPEKIDKILRIIFVTPSMHAWHHSDQQIQTDSNYGSIFSLWDHIFGTYYENPKKQDGPNHYGLENYKTLPVHSLSFSLKLPLRN